The Sandaracinaceae bacterium DNA segment CCTGAAGTTCGCGAGCAAGGAGCCCGAGCGGCTCGCCGAATACGTGCGCGCCCACCCCGAGGTGACGAGCGTGCTGTTCACCGGGGGCGACCCGATGGTGATGAAGACCAAGATCTTTCGCCGCTACGTCGAGCCGCTCCTCGAGATCGAGCACGTCCAGAGCATCCGCATCGGCACCAAGGCGCTCGCCTACTGGCCGCAGCGCTTCGTCGCGGGTGAGGACGCCGACGCGCTCATGCGGCTCTTCGAGGAGATCACCCAGGCGGGCAAGCACGTGGCGGTGATGGGGCACTACAGCCACTGGAAGGAGCTCTCCACGCCGATCGCGGAGGAGGCGGTGCGCCGCTGCCGGAGCGCCGGCGCGACCGTGCGAACGCAAGCCCCGCTGATCCGCCACGTCAACGACGACCCGCAGATCTGGAACCGGATGTGGCGGACGCAGCTGCGGCTCGGCGCGGTCCCGTACTACTTCTTCGTCGAGCGCGACACCGGGCCCAAGCAGTACTTCGAGGTCCCGCTCGCGCGCGCGCTCGAGATCTACGAAGGCGCCTACCGGAACATCTCCGGTCTCGGCCGGACGGCGCGCGGACCGAGCATGAGCTGCACGCCGGGCAAGGTGCTCGTCGACGGCGTGGCCGAGGTGGCGGGTGAGAAGGTCTTCGTCCTCAAGATGCTCCAGGCGCGGGATCCGAGCTGGGTCAACCGGCCGTTCTTCGCGCGCTTCGACCCGAACGCGACGTGGATGAACGACCTCAAGCCCGCCTTCGGGCAGAGCGAGTTCTTCTGGGAGGCGCCGCTCCGGGAGCTGCTGGCGTCCAAGAGCTGGCGCAAGAACGACTCGGGCGAGGTCCACCTCACGAGCTTCGGGCCCGTCGACGCGGAGTAGCCGTCCGTTCGACGGCGCGCCCCGCTCGTCGTACGACCCACGGGTGCGCCTCGTCGTTCTCCTGAGCGGGCTCGCGGTGGCCCTCCCCGGCTGCGCCGATCGGTGCGCGGACCTCCCGGACACGCCGTCGCTGTCGATCGGCGGCGCGCCGGTCGACGGCGACCGCTTCGAGCCCTTCGCCGACGGCGCCGACCGCGCGCTGGTGCCCGGGACGCAAGGCGGCATGCACGTCTGGCTTCACGCGCGCATCCGCGGGATCTGCCCCGACACCGCGCGCCTGGATCGGCGCGTGACGGACGCGGACGGAGCGCTCGTGCAGCTCGGCCGCGGGCCGGTGGCCTGGGTCGACGCGGACGAGGGGTTCGAGCTCGCCGCGCCCCAAACGATGGTGCTCTGCCCCTCGATCGACGGCCGCGTGGTGGTCGACCGTCCGCACACCTTCGAGGTGAGCGTGGAGGACGAGGCGGGGCGCCGGGCCGAGGCCACGCTCGGCTTCGTCGCGATGTGCGAGGACCCCACGGTCTGCGACGCGTTCTGCCGTTGACCTCGCTCCGAGATCGACGGAGGCGCGTCAGCCGCGGGCGACGACGAGGGCCGCGTCGAGCGCGTGCAGGCGGGCCCCGACGCTGAGATACGGCGCGCGCGCGATCCGCTCGATCTCGAGCTCGCCCAGCAGGCCCTCGCAGAGATCGACGAGCGCCTCCTCCCACGTCTCCCCGTAGCCGGCCATCGGCTCGTCGGGATCGACGGTCGCGCCGCCTCGGTCGACGTGCGGGCGCGCGGGCAAGGGCACGCTGAGCAGGAGGCGCCCGCCCGGGCCCAGCGCGGCGCGCGCGGCCCGCAGGAGCGAGCGCGGGCGATCGCAGCGATCGAGCACGTTGAGGAGCGCGACCGCGTCGAAAGGCGCCTCCTCCGCGGGGAGCGCGGCCCGAGACAGATCGACGCGGTGGCATCGGAAGCCGCGACGGCGGAGTCGCCGACCCATCGCGCGGGAGGTCTCGGTGGTCACGATCTCGTCGAAGAGCGCGCGGGCGTGCGCCGTGACGTCGCCGCTCCCCGCGCCGACGTCGAGCAGCCGCCCGCCGCGGCCGAGCAGGGCCTCCCAGGACGCCTCGCCGAGCAACGCCATCGGGTGCGTGCCCAGGAGCCCGTCCGCGTCGAAGTCGCTGACCACCCGTCGGAGCTGGCCGTGGAGCGCCGCGCGGAGCGCGCCGTGGGGGCGGGCGTGAGCGACGAACGCCTCGATGGCGGGATCGGGCGGGAGCGGACGGAAGCATCTCCGGAGCGCCGGGGGCAGCCGGTCTCGGTCGCAGTCGCGGGGATGCGTCACGCGCCGCCCTTGCTGGTCCCGCGGCCGAGCGCGCCGGCGATGAGGTGGGCGAGGCGGATCGGCTCGGGGATCTGTCCCTGCTCGCGGGCGTCGCGGATCAGCTGGGCCGCGCTCGGGAGGCTCAGCCCCGCCCGCTGGACCCAGACCCCTTCACAGGGCTCCATCGGGCCGGCCGCCTCGATGAGGCGCCACTTCCGCGCCCCGCCGGGCACGCGCCGCAGCAGCGCGCGCCGGATCGCGGGCAGGTCCGGCGCCTTTCGCGCGACGACCAGGACCGGCCGGCCCACGCGCTCGTGGAGGGCCGCGAGATCGACCACGTTGAAGCCCGCGAGCGCGATCCCGTTGAGCACGATCGCCTGCACGTGCGCCTCGAACGGAGAGCCCAGCAGCATCTCGGCCACCCGCTCGGTCGCGTTCACGCCATCGCGGCGGACCTTGCTGGTGACGATCCCATCCAGCCTCCGGCGCGTGGTGACGGCCCCCACGATCGGCACGTCGCCCCGGTGCGACCGGGCGAAGGGGGCGTCGTCCACGCCGCAGAGGTTGGAGAGGCGACGACTCATCAGGGGCTGGTTTAGCAGGATCCCCCTCAACCCGACGGCCCGTTGCGCCGTATGAATTCCCAGAAGCATGAGCAGCCCTCCCACAACCACGGACTCCGCCGCCGTCGCCGTCGTCGACGACGACCCGGTGGTGCGCCGCCTGATGCGCCTCTGGCTCGAACAAGAGGGCTACACGGTGCGCGAGTTCGCCCGCGGAGCGCAGGCCCTCGCGGTGGAGGAGCTCCCCCACCTCGTCTGCCTGGATCTCGGGCTCGAGGACATGCCGGGCCTGCACGTGATGGAGCACTTCCTGGCCCTCGACGCCGATCTGCCGGTGGTGGTCGTCACCGCCGAGCGCACGATCGAGACCGCGGTCAACGCGATGCGCGGCGGGGCCTACGACTTCGTGACCAAGCCGCTCGATCGGCAGCGCTTCCTGCTCGCGGTCGCCCGCGCGGCCGAGCGCCGCCGCCTCACCGAGCGGGTCCGCGGGCTCGAGAGCCAGCTCGGAGGCCGGCGCGCGATGGCCCGCCTCATCGGCGACAGCGCGCCCATGCAGGAGCTCGGCGGGCTCATCGAGCGCGTGCTCTCCAGCGACGTCGCGGTGGCGATCTTCGGCGAGTCCGGCACGGGCAAGGAGCTGGTCGCGCGCACCATTCACGAGCAAGGGCACCGCTCGAGCGGGCCGTTCGTGGCGGTGAACTGCGCGGCGATCCCCGAGTCCCTCCAGGAGTCCGAGCTCTTCGGGCACGAGAAGGGCGCGTTCACGGGCGCCTCGGCGCGACACCTCGGCCGCTTCGAGCAGGCGCAGGGGGGCACGCTCTTCCTCGACGAGGTCGGCGAGATGAGCCCCGCGACGCAGGCCGCGCTGCTCCGCACGCTGCAGGAGCGGACCATCCGCCGCGTCGGCGGCGCGAGCGACATCCCCGTGGACGTCCGCATCGTCTGCGCGACCCACCGCGATCTCGAGGGCGAGGTCGAGGCCGCGCGCTTCCGCCAGGACCTCTTCTACCGCCTCGTCGTCTACCCGCTGCAGATGCCCGCGCTGCGCGACCGGACCGACGACGTGCCGGCCCTCGTGCGCCACTTCATCGAGAAGCTTGGCCCGGACGTCGGGCGCACGCCGAGCCGCGTGGACCCGGTCGCGATCGACGCGCTCATGCGACACGCCTGGCCGGGCAACGTGCGCGAGCTCCAGAACGTCGTGCACCGCGCGCTCCTCGCCTGCGAGAGCGACGAGATGAAGCTGGCGCACCTGCCGCCCGCCATCCGCGACCGCGCGCTCCCGTCGGTGCCGCCGCCCCTGAGCGACCGCCCGCGCAGCCGGCCGCCGCAGCTGCCGCTGATCCCGCTGCGAGAGCTCGAGAAGCGCGCCATCCGACGCGCCCTCGACGCGACCGAGGGCAACGTCTCCGAGGCGGCCCGCCTGCTCGGCATCGGCCGGGCCACCGTCTACCGCCGCCTGGCGGAGATGGACGAAGGCCGCGCCTCCAACGTCGCCTGACGAGAAGCCTTCAGCGCCGCTCGGAGGCGTCCGGCTCCTGGTCGTCGTTGACGAGCGGTGAGAAGAAGTTGTCCTTCTTGATGTACTCGTCGACGCGGAAGGCGAACTTGTAGCTCGGCGCCGCGCGCTGGTTGCAGTCGGTGCGCTCGCAGAAGCGGCACGTCGTGCCCACGGGGACCGCCATCTTCGGCGGATCGACGAAGGGGATGTCGTCCGCGTAGGCGAGGTGCTTGGCGTGCTCGGCGTGGGTGCCGAGCCCGATGCTGTAGACGGTGCCGCGCGCGAGCGATCCGCGGTGCGGCTCGGCCTGCACCCTCGCGAAGCAGAAGTAGCGCGAGCCGTCCGGGAACTCCGAGTATTGGCGGTGGATCTCGTGCGGGGTGAGGAAGGCGGTGTGCACCACCCACTTGGGGCAGCTGCCCGTCCCATGCGGGAACTTCAGCCCCGTGGCCGAGTAGCGCTTGGAGATGTTCCCGGCCACGTCGACCCGCAGGAAGTGGAAGGGGACGCCGCGCCGCTTCGGGTCGCCCAGGTTGCAGATCCGGTGCGCGACCGTCTCGTAGCTGGCGGCGAAGATCGAGCCGAGGCGATCGACGTCGTAGCGGGTCCGCGTCACGTGGTCGAAGAAGGGCCCGTAGGGCAGCAGCAGCGCGCCCGCGAAGTAGTTCGCGAGGTGGATCTTGAGCAGCCGGTCCGTCTCGCTGTGCTGCGCCGCGTGGCCCTCGACGATCGGCTCGTGCAGCGACTCCTCGTCCAGGAGCCGGAGGCCGATCGCCACCGCGAGCTGGAACTTGCGGCGATGGTCGGGCACGTCGACCGACAGACGCAGGCTGCGGCCGTCCGGGTCGAAGCGCCGGATCACGCTGCTGTCTCCGTCCGAGCCGACCAGCTCCACCGAGACGCCCTTCCCCTCGAGCGCGCCGACGAGCTCCGCGCTCGTCACCTGCTCGCTCAACGAGGCGTCCCGGCGAAACGCGTCCGCCCGCTCCTCGAGCAACGGAAAGTAATTGCCGTGTCGCTCGAGGAAGTCGGTGACCTCGTCGAACGGGGAGTAGTCGAACGCGAGCTCGTCGCCTTGCCGCGCGTCGTCCCGCTCCCGCCGGGCGAGATCGGCGAGCAGGTGGTCGAGCTGCCCGCGCGTGTTCTTGTAGAGGTTGAAGAGCGCGGTGATGGTGGTCGCGACCTTCGGCTCCGCGCCGAGGCTGGCCAGATCCTCGCGGCTGAGGTTGAGCGTCTTGAGGAGCGGCTCGTCGAGCAGGCGGGCGAGCCCGTCGTCCACCCGCGACTCGCCCAGGCTCGCCATGAAGTCCTCCATGCCGACGCCGTAGATCTCGAGCGCCTTGAAGAGGAGCGGCAGCTGCACCGAGCGCTTCCCCTTCTCGATGAGGCTCATGTAGGCCGCGGAGACGCCGAGGCGGCGCGCCACCTCGCCCTGCTGCAGGCCGCGCTCCAGCCGGAGCTCGCGCAGCCTCCGGCCCATTTGTTCGTGGCTTTCCTTCATGGGTGTCAATCGGCTCCAAGCCCTTGTGACGCGCTGATCCTCGCGCCGAAGGGTGTGGTCTGCAAACAGAACCGGCCCGATTCTGTAAATCTGTCAATCGAGCCGGAAAGGGGGCCTTTACCTCTGGAGGGAGCCGCCCTAGAGTGGCGGCCCGCGCGGGGAGCGGGCCCCGTTGTGGGAAACGCCGCCCGCGTCTATCCCCCGAGCTCAACGACCGAGCCGCCGCCGCCCCCCGTCCGCACGGGGGCGCCGCGAAGAAGGAGAAGAACGATGGCATTCACGCTACCCGAGCTGCCCTACGCCAAGGACGCCCTGGCCCCGCACATCTCCAAGGAGACCTTGGAGTTCCACTACGGCAAGCACCACCAGGGCTACGTCAACAAGCTCAACAAGGCGGTCGAGGACGACGCGTCCCTGCAGGGCAAGAGCCTCGAGGACCTCATCAAGACCCAGAAGGGCGGCGTGTTCAACAACGCGGCCCAGGTGTGGAACCACACCTTCTACTGGAACAGCCTCAGCCCGAACGGCGGCGGGGAGCCCACGGGCAAGATCGCCGACGCGATCAAGAAGAGCTTCGGCAGCTTCTCCGACTTCAAGGAGCAGTTCAGCAAGGCGGCCTCGGGCCACTTCGCGAGCGGCTGGGCGTGGGTGGTCACGAGCGGCGACGGCCTCGACATCGTGGATCTGCACGACGCGGGCAACCCCCTGACCATGGGCAAGACGCCGGTCCTCACCTGCGACGTCTGGGAGCACGCCTACTACATCGACTACCGCAACGCGCGCCCCGACTACATCGCCGCGTGGTGGAACCTGGTCAACTGGGATCACGCGAACAGCCAGCTCTGAGCTCGCTCGTCCCCGACGCATCGAGGCCGCGCTCCCGTCCGGGTGCGCGGCCTCTCTGCGTTCGGGGTTCGGGTATCGGCCGCGTGGGGTATCCGCGCGAGCGCCGGTCTGGGGTACCGTGCTGCGATGCGAACGCGGGTCCTCCTCGTCCTCCTCGCCCTCCTGGTCGCGAGCGGCTCCCCCGGCCTCGCGGCGGCGGATCCTCCTACCGCGCAGCGAGAGGCGCGCCTCCGAGACCGCATCGCGCGGGCGGGTGGAGACGTCGACGCGCAGCTCGCCCTGGCGGAGCTGCGCCTCCGGAGCGGCGACGCGGAGGGCGCGCTGCGCGAGCTCGAGGTCACCACGGCGCTGTCGCCCAGCGCGCACCGGGCCCGGGTGCTGCGCGCGCAGGCCTTCCTCGCGCTGCGACGCCCGGAGGACGCGCTCGCCGAGCTCGACCGCTACGTGCGCCAGACCGGCGGCGACGCGCCCTCCCACACCCTGAGGGCCAGCGTGCTGGAGTCGCTCGAGCGGTGGGAGCCGGCCCTCGCCGACGTGGAGGCCGCGCTCGAGACGGAGTCGACGGTGGACCTGCATCTCGCTCGCGCGCGGCTGCTCGGCCGGCTCGATCGCGCGAGCGCCGCCGCGGCCGCGCTCGAGCTCGGCCTGACGCGCCACGAGGGAGCCGCGGTGCTGCGCGTCGCGCTGATCGACGCGCTCCGACGGCTCGGACGACCCGGGCCGGCCCTCCGCCACGTCGAGGCGCTCATCACGGACGCCTCGGTGGCGCCGCGTTGGCGCGTGACCCGGGCGGAGCTCCTCGACGAGCTCGGACGGCCCACCGAGGCGCGCGCCGAGCGAGCGCGCGCGCTCCGGGACGCGGAGCGGATGCTGACCCGACGGCGCTCGGCGCTCGCCCTGCTCGAGCGGGGCAGAGCGTTGCTCGCGCTGGGGCGCGAAGGCGAAGCGCGCGCGGATCTGGAGCAGGCGCTCCGTCGCGCGCCGAGCCTCACCGAAGCCCGGGTCTTGCTGGCGAGGAGCGCGCGATGAGGCGTCCGCTGGCGCTCGCCCTCGCGCTCGCGGCGCTCGGCCCCCTCGTGGCCGAGGCGCAGAGCGTCCGCGCGCCCTACCTGCAGCAAGGCACGTCGGATGGCGTGACCGTCGTCTGGCGCACGGCCGCGCCCGAGGACTCGGTGGTGTGCTGGGGCGCCAGCCCCGACGCGCTGACCGTGACCGCGACCGGCCCAACGGGGCGTGACCACGTGGTGCGCATCGACGGCCTCGAGGCGGACACGCGCTGGTACTACGCCATCAGCCCGGGCGGCGCCTGCCCCGTCGCGGGCGACGCCGATCACTTCTTCCGGACCGCCCCCGCGCCGGGCACCCCCAGACCCTTCTCCATGTGGGTGGTCGGTGACTCGGGCACCGGGGGATCCCGACAGCGTGCCGTGTTCGCCGCGATGCGAGACGTCACCGGCGGCGCCTCCCCCGATCTCTTCCTCCACGTCGGCGACATGGCCTACTCGGACGGGACGACGAGCGAGTTCGATCGGAACTTCTTCGACGTCTACGCGCCGCTCTTGCGCAACACGGTCGTCTGGCCCGCGATGGGCAACCACGAGGGACACACGAGCGTGTCCGCCACGCAGTCCGGCCCCTACTACGAGGCGTACGTGCTGCCGGTCGACGGCGCGGCGGGAGGCCTCCCGTCCGGCACCGAGGCGTACTACGCGTTCGACTACGGCAACGTGCACTTCATCGTGCTCGACTCGCATCAGTCCGATCGCGCGATCGACGGGCCCATGCTTCGGTGGATGCAGATGGACCTCGCCGCCACCGCGGCCGACTGGATCGTCGCCTACTGGCATCACCCCGCCTACACCGACGGCAGCCACGACTCCGATCGCGAGGGCGCGCTCATCGACATGCGCGAGAACGCGCTCCCGATCCTCGAGGCCGCGGGGGTGGACGTCGTCCTCGCGGGGCACTCCCACATCTACGAGCGCTCGTACCTGCTGCACGGCGCGTACGACACGCCGACCAGCGCGGCGGGGCACATCCTCGACATGGGCGATGGCCGCCCGGACGGCGACGGGGCCTACGACGCGAACGGCGACGGCGCGCTCTATGTCGTCGCCGGGCACGGCGGAACGGGGGTCAGCGGGGCCGGGAACCACCCGGTGATGTTCCACAGCGAGGTCGACCACGGCTCTTGCCTCATCGATGTCGCTGGCGGGTCGCTGACGCTGCGCAACATTCGGTGGGACGGGACGGAGACCGACCGCGTCTCACTGGTGAAGGGCGACGGGATCGCGGTGCTGGCGCCGGTCGGCGGCGAGACCTTCCTCGCGGGCTCGACCGTCGACGTGCTCTGGGCCTCGACCGGCACGAGCGGCGAGGTCCGCGTCGAGTACAGCCTCGATGACGGCGAGCGCTGGGCGGTGATCGCCGATCGCACCCCGGACGACGGCCGGCTGGCGTGGGAGACGCCGCGCCGACAGAGCACGAGGGCGCGCGTCCGCGTGACCGACGTTGCCGACGCGACGCTGAGCGCGACCAGCCCCGCCTCCTTCGCGTTGTCGGCGTCGGCGGAGGTCGAGGTCCTACCCTTCGGCGGCACGTGGGAGTACCACGACCAACCGGAGGCCCCGCCGTCCGACTGGGACACCACGACGGGCGGATGGCCGTCCGGACCGGGCCAGCTCGGCTACGGCGACGGCGACGAGGCGACCACCCTGCTCGACGCCGATCCCAACATCGCGAGCGCCTACTTCCGCCGGACGATCACCGTCGACGGCGCCGTCACCAGCGCCCGGCTGCGCGTCCTCTTCGACGACGGCTTCGCGGCGTTCGTCAACGGCGCGCCGGTCCTGTCCCGGAACGTCGACGACCTCGCCCACGACGCCTACGCCTCCACCGGCTCCATGGACGACGAGCTCCTCGAGATGGACATCGATCCGGCGGCCTTCGTCGACGGCGAGAACGTGATCGCGGTCATCGTGAAGCAGTCGAGCGGGTCGTCCAGCGACCTCTCGTTCGATCTGTCCCTCAGGCTCGGGCTCCGCGTGGACGTCGAGCCTCCCCCGACCGACGCCGGCGCACCGGACGACGACGGAGGCTCGGCGGGCGATGACGCCGCGGGCCCGGACCCGGATGGAGGCTCCACGTCGCCGCCCTCCTCCGACGGCTGCGGCTGTCGGGTGGCGCCGAGCCCTGCGGGCCCTGGCTTGGCGCTCGCGCTCCTCGCGCTCCTGGCCTTCGCGCGCCGTCGCCGCTCCATCAGAAGACCAGGCTGAGGTCTGCGGCCTGCGCGCTCTCCACGAACGTCGCGACGCCGCCGTACTCGAGGGTCTCGTAGGGATGCAGGTCCCGCTTCGTGATCCCCATGACGTCCATGCTCATCGTGCAGGCGATGAACCGGACGCGCTGCTCCTGCGCCGCCTCGAGGAGCTCCGGCAGATCCATGATCTTCTTCTGGCGCATCAGCTGGTTGAGCATCCCGGAGCCCATGCCGCCGAAGTTGAGCTTGCCCAGGCTCTGACGCCGTGGCCCCCGCGGCATCAGCCACTTGAAGAGCCGCTGCGCCCACGTGACGCGCTGGTGCGCGTGGACCGGGTTCGGGAGGTCTCCGCGCAGGAGGTTGAGGCCCCAGAACGTGAAGAACACCGTGACGTTCATGCCCTGCGCCGCCGCCCCGTTGGCCACCAGCATCGCAGCCAGGAGCGCCTCCTTGTCGTTGTGGAGCACGAGCAGCGCGGCCTCCTTCGGACCGACCCGGGCCGGGAGGTCAGCGCCTACCGGTACGATCGCGTGGGACGGCGACGGGCGCGCCCGGCCCGCGAGCTCGATCTCGGCCAGGACCGGCCCACTCCCGCTCAAGCTCACCAGCTCGTGCTCGCCGTCGACGCACCACTGCGCGAGCCGCGCGTTGAACCGCCGGTCCGGCGACATGACCACGAGACGTGTGATGCTTGTATCCGCAGCGGTGCGATCCAGCTCCGCGACCCGGCGCTCTTCGGGGATCACTCCCAGGTCCAGCCTCGCCGTCTCATCGGCGCTCGGGCGGCTCGCCAGCGGGGTCGAGGGCGCCATGACGGGCGGGAGGCTGCCGGCCGGCGCGACGCCGACGGCTCCACCGGGACGGATGCGCGCCCGAAACACGCCACCCTCTCGCTCGAGCTCCACGAGCTCCGCCCTCGCGCTCCGGCACCAGCTGACGATGTCCAGCTCGAAGGCCTCGTCGTCGGCCAGCACCTCCAGCTCGGCGTTCGGCTCCCGGCGCGCCGCCCGGGCCACCTCCAGGATCGGCTGCGGGCACTCCATGCTCCGACAGTCCACACGCACGCAGAGGGATTCGACCGACACCTCGGGCTCGGAGGGCTGGGCGATCCGGACCAGCGCGCGATGCCCGCGGCCGTCGGCGGTGAGGGACAGCAGCTCGGAGCCCGAGCTCCGGCACCAGCTGCGGAGATCCAGCGGAAACGCCGCGTCGTCGGCGAGGACCTCGAGCGTACCGCCGGAGTCGGCCAGCTCGCGCACCGCGCGCGCGGTGGCGAGGATGGGCCCGGGGCACTGCTGGCCTCGGCAGTCGATGGTCTGAGAGATGGGCGCCGTCATCTTTCCCCCTGGCTGAAGTCAGTCGTCGGAAGGTCGCGAAGGATCGCGAGCAGCTGCTTGAACACCCGCTCGTATTCCTGTTCGAGCTCGGCCACGAAGGCGCCCGGGTCGGGCATCTCGCCGGCCTCGAGGAGCATCAGCAGAGACTTCGCGAGCCGCGCGAGGTGCAGCGCGCCCAGCGTCGTGGCCTGCGCCTCGATGGCGCGGCAGGCGTCGACGACCTCGGCCTCGATCGCGCCTCCATCGGGCACGTCGAGCCCGTCGAGCGACGCGATCGAGCTCGGCAGCACGCCGAGGAAGCGCTCGATGGCTCCCCGGAGCTCCGAGTTGGGTCGCTGGCGCCAGGAGTCCAGGATGGTGCGGCTGACCGCCTCGTGCGGGCGCAGGGTGTCGATCGGGGTGCCGTCTCCACCCCTCGAGCGCGTCTGGAGCGCGTGCAGGTAGTCGGCGAAGCGCAGCAGCTCTCCGGGGATCGTCAACGAGAGATCGGCCCCGGCGTCGGCGGGGACGACCACCGGGTCGTCGTGGTTCGACACGAGGACGAGCCGCTGCGCCGGGAAGTGCTCGCGGAGGTGCTGGCCGACCCGCGCCGCGTCGACGCCGATCAGGTCGGTCCCCAGCACCGCCACGTCGTGCGCTCCAAGGAGCCCGCGGGTGGCCTCGCGGGGGTCGGAGGTCGCGGCGACGTGGCAGCCGAGGCGCTCGGTGAAGCCTCGAACCAGGCAGCGCTTGACGGGATCGGGGTCGATCACGAGGACGCGGAGCGTGCGCGTCACCGGCAGGTTCTGGGACGAGACGGCCCGGGTGCCTCGTCGACGCCTCCAGCGGCGCGCCTCCGCCACCAGCTGCGGCCAGCGCTCCCGCACGTCGTCGGCGCTCGGGCGGGCCTCCGGGCGCGGCGACAGGAGCTGCATCGCGAGCTCGGCCAGCCCGGGCGAGATCTCCTCGCGGATGGACCGCGGATCGGGCGCCGCGACCATGGAGAGCTGATGGTCGACGAGCGCGCCGAGGTCCACGTGCTCCTCGAGGAAGGGGCGGCCGGTGAGCGCCCACCAGAGGATGGCGCCCAGGCTGTAGAGGTCGGACTGAGGCGACGCGCTGCCGCGGATCTGCTCGGGCGCGGCGTATCGAGGCGTGCCCATCGGCGCCATCATGTCTTGCGCCCCCTCCAGCTTCGCGATCCCGAAGTCGAGGAGCTTCACCTTCGGCGTCGCGTCGTGGTCGCGCGTGACCATGACGTTGCGGGGAGACACGTCGCGGTGGACGACGCCGAAGCGATGGATGGTGGAGAGCACCGACGCGAGCTGACAGACGTACGCGAGCTCTCGCGTGCGCAGCGGCGCGCTCCGCTCGAGGCACGACTCCAGCGTGTCGCCCGGCACGAACTCCATCGCGATGGCGGGGAGCCCGTCGGAGGTCTCGCCCGCCGTGTAGATCGTGGCGAGGTTCGGGTGCAGGACCCGCGCCGAGGCGCAGACCTCGTCCACGAAGCGCCGCTCGAGCCCCGCCCCGTCCGCGCGGCTGCGCAGGTGCTCGTGGGCGATCTTCACGACCGCGTGTCGCCCGGTCCCGATCTGGTCGGCGAGGTACGCCTCGGCGAAAGAGCCCCGCCCGAGCAGTCCGACGAGCTGAAAGTTGCCCAGCTCGATCGAGCCGACACGCCGCGACGCTTCGCGCCCCATCGCAAGCCCCCCCATGGCGGCACCAGGTAGCCACGACCGCCGGCCCGGACAGCGCCTCGATGCTTGCGTTCATCTAGCCTTCGAGAAGGACGTATCACGGGCTACCCCCGTCTCGGTCCGAGGCCTCGGAGCCGGGCGCTCGGTGGCACCCCGTCCCCCTCCGAGGCATGGTCGTCCGCATGACTTCCGTTCGCTCCGAAGTGCCCTTGGGTGAGGCGTGGACGCTCGACGAGCTGGTCGCCCTCTCGCGCCGTGAGGCGAAGCTCATCTTCCCGGACCGCGCCCGCGAGCGCGTGGCCGCCGCCCGCGCGGTCATCGACCGCCTGGCGGACGCGGGGGACGAGGCGCCCAATGTGTACGGCGTGAACACGGGCTTCGGCGCCCTCGCGGAGACGCGCATCCGCGCCGACCAGATCCGTACGCTCCAGCACAATCTCGTCCGCAGCCACGCGTGCGGCGTCGGCGCGCTGCTGCCCCACGACGCCGTGCGAGGCATGATCGCGCTCCGCGCGCAGACGGTCGCCATGGGCTGCTCGGGCGCGCGGCCGGAGGTCGTCGACCTGCTCGTGGCGATGCTGGACCGAGGGGTGATCCCCCACATCCCCTGCCAGGGCTCGGTGGGCGCGTCCG contains these protein-coding regions:
- a CDS encoding DsrE/DsrF/DrsH-like family protein; its protein translation is MTAPISQTIDCRGQQCPGPILATARAVRELADSGGTLEVLADDAAFPLDLRSWCRSSGSELLSLTADGRGHRALVRIAQPSEPEVSVESLCVRVDCRSMECPQPILEVARAARREPNAELEVLADDEAFELDIVSWCRSARAELVELEREGGVFRARIRPGGAVGVAPAGSLPPVMAPSTPLASRPSADETARLDLGVIPEERRVAELDRTAADTSITRLVVMSPDRRFNARLAQWCVDGEHELVSLSGSGPVLAEIELAGRARPSPSHAIVPVGADLPARVGPKEAALLVLHNDKEALLAAMLVANGAAAQGMNVTVFFTFWGLNLLRGDLPNPVHAHQRVTWAQRLFKWLMPRGPRRQSLGKLNFGGMGSGMLNQLMRQKKIMDLPELLEAAQEQRVRFIACTMSMDVMGITKRDLHPYETLEYGGVATFVESAQAADLSLVF
- a CDS encoding metallophosphoesterase; translated protein: MRRPLALALALAALGPLVAEAQSVRAPYLQQGTSDGVTVVWRTAAPEDSVVCWGASPDALTVTATGPTGRDHVVRIDGLEADTRWYYAISPGGACPVAGDADHFFRTAPAPGTPRPFSMWVVGDSGTGGSRQRAVFAAMRDVTGGASPDLFLHVGDMAYSDGTTSEFDRNFFDVYAPLLRNTVVWPAMGNHEGHTSVSATQSGPYYEAYVLPVDGAAGGLPSGTEAYYAFDYGNVHFIVLDSHQSDRAIDGPMLRWMQMDLAATAADWIVAYWHHPAYTDGSHDSDREGALIDMRENALPILEAAGVDVVLAGHSHIYERSYLLHGAYDTPTSAAGHILDMGDGRPDGDGAYDANGDGALYVVAGHGGTGVSGAGNHPVMFHSEVDHGSCLIDVAGGSLTLRNIRWDGTETDRVSLVKGDGIAVLAPVGGETFLAGSTVDVLWASTGTSGEVRVEYSLDDGERWAVIADRTPDDGRLAWETPRRQSTRARVRVTDVADATLSATSPASFALSASAEVEVLPFGGTWEYHDQPEAPPSDWDTTTGGWPSGPGQLGYGDGDEATTLLDADPNIASAYFRRTITVDGAVTSARLRVLFDDGFAAFVNGAPVLSRNVDDLAHDAYASTGSMDDELLEMDIDPAAFVDGENVIAVIVKQSSGSSSDLSFDLSLRLGLRVDVEPPPTDAGAPDDDGGSAGDDAAGPDPDGGSTSPPSSDGCGCRVAPSPAGPGLALALLALLAFARRRRSIRRPG
- a CDS encoding serine/threonine-protein kinase — protein: MGREASRRVGSIELGNFQLVGLLGRGSFAEAYLADQIGTGRHAVVKIAHEHLRSRADGAGLERRFVDEVCASARVLHPNLATIYTAGETSDGLPAIAMEFVPGDTLESCLERSAPLRTRELAYVCQLASVLSTIHRFGVVHRDVSPRNVMVTRDHDATPKVKLLDFGIAKLEGAQDMMAPMGTPRYAAPEQIRGSASPQSDLYSLGAILWWALTGRPFLEEHVDLGALVDHQLSMVAAPDPRSIREEISPGLAELAMQLLSPRPEARPSADDVRERWPQLVAEARRWRRRRGTRAVSSQNLPVTRTLRVLVIDPDPVKRCLVRGFTERLGCHVAATSDPREATRGLLGAHDVAVLGTDLIGVDAARVGQHLREHFPAQRLVLVSNHDDPVVVPADAGADLSLTIPGELLRFADYLHALQTRSRGGDGTPIDTLRPHEAVSRTILDSWRQRPNSELRGAIERFLGVLPSSIASLDGLDVPDGGAIEAEVVDACRAIEAQATTLGALHLARLAKSLLMLLEAGEMPDPGAFVAELEQEYERVFKQLLAILRDLPTTDFSQGER